CTACGACTACGGCGTCGGCCTCGAAGGCGGCGTCACCCGCGTCGAGGCGCAAGACGGCCTCTGGCTGACGATGTGGGCGGCCGTCGCCGACGGGGAGCGCGTCACGACCGGCTGCGGCCCGCGACTGCGGCTCCCGGACAGCATCGCATCGCGCGTCGAGTCGGGCGCGGAACTCGGCCCCGTGATGGACGACGTGCTCGACACGACGGGCGTCGCGGAAAACGAGGGCGCGGCCGGCGTCCTCACCGCCGGCGTCGTGAACCGGAAGAGCGCGCTGCGCGCGGCGCTCGCCGGCGCGCTCGGCCCGCACCTCACGGCGTACTACTAGCGCTCAGTCGCTCGCTGCCTCGACGTCCGCTTCCGCCTCCGCCTCCGCGCTCCCTTCGACGGCCTTGGTCAGGGAGACGTTGAGCGAGAGCATGCTGGCGACGCCGCCGACGACGGTGACGGCGTTCTTCACGGCGTGGTCGACGATGGCGACGCCGAGCGCCGCCGCGGCGGGGACGGGCGTGAGCGCGACGACGAGCAGCGTGAACGCGCCCTCGTAGAGGCCGATGCCGCCCGGAGAGAGGGGGAGGACTTTCGCGAGGTTCCCGACGCTGACCGCGAAGAACGAGACGGCGAGGAGGCTCGCAGTCGAGATGGCCGGGTCGAAGGCTTCGAAGACGAGGACGGCGGTGACGACGTCGACCGTCCAGATGAGGACGCTCGTGCCGCCGACGCGCACGAACGACCCGGCGTCGCTCGTGACGGTCTGGATGTCGCCGACGAAGCGTTCGAGGACGCCGGCGACGACGTCGACGTAGGAGTCGTCGCTCGTCCACGAGACCGCGCGGCGGATGTAGTTCCCGTCCGTTCGGGCGGACGCGACGATGGCGACGACGGCGGCGATGGCGGCCGCGCCGACGAGGCTCGCGACGACGACAGCGGTGCGCGCGGAGGACTGCTGGTCGCCGGAGAGCGGCCCCGTGGACCCGAAGAGCGCGCCCGTGAGCTGCGTGATCGTCTCCGGGGCGAGCGCGGCGAGGCCGACGAGGACGCTCCCCGCGAGCAGCGTGATGGTCAGGAGGTCGAAGACGCGCTCGACCGCGAGCGACGCGAACCCGGACGCGTACGGGACTTTCCGCCGGGCTTTCACGACGTACGCGCGGACGGCGTCGCCGGCGCGGGCGGGGAAGACGAGGTTCCCGGTCTGACTGATGAATATCGCCCCCGTGAGGAAGCCGACCCCTTCGCGGTAGCCGAGCTCGGAGAGGATGTCGCGGTAGCGAACACCGCGGAGCGGCCACGACACCGCGTAGACGGCCGCCGCGGCGGCGACGAGGGCCGGGTCCGCGTTCTCGATGTGCGAGAGCACCGTGGAGGGGTCGAGGTAGACGAACATCAGCGCGACGGCGACGAGCGTCAGGAGGACGCCGACGCCCGCGCCCGTCCGCCGGTTCGCGTGCGGCTGGACGTTGAACTCCCACCAGCACCGGAGAATCTGACTCCCCATCCCGAAGACGTCCCGGACGAGGTCGACCTTCGAGTCGCCCTTCGGCGTCCACTCCACCGGGAACTCTCGAACGCGAAACCCGCGGCGCTGGGCGCGCACGAGCATCTCCGTGTCCCAGAACCAGTGTTCGTCCTCGACCGCCGGGCGCAGGTCCGCGAACGCCTCCTTACTGAAGGCCTTGAAGCCGCACTGGTGGTCCCGGAGGTCGGAGCCGAGGAACGTCCGGGTGAGGAAGTTGAATCCACGAGAGGGGACGCCGCGCTTCGCCGGTCGGTCCGCGACGTTCTCCGACATCCACCGAGAGCCCGTCGCCACGTCCCACTCGCCGGAGCGAACCGACTCCACGAGCGCTTCGAGATGCCGCATATCCGTCGCGAGGTCCGTATCGAAGTAGACGAGCACGTCGCCGTGCGCCGCCTCGAACGCCGCGTTCAGCGCGCCGCCGCGGCCGAGGCGCTCGTCGCTGTGGAAGTGCCGCACGCGCGAATCCGCGGCCGCGAGCTCGTCCGCAATCTCGGGCGTCCGGTCGTCGCAGCCGTCCTCGGCCACGATGACCTCGAACGCGTTCGAAGGGAGGAACTCGCCGAGCGTCGAGAGCGTCGTCTGCACCGTCTTCTCGATGGTCGCCTCCTCGTTGT
This is a stretch of genomic DNA from Halocalculus aciditolerans. It encodes these proteins:
- a CDS encoding DUF84 family protein, whose protein sequence is MTETVRVAVGSGNPVKRSAAVAAFERAGVPAAVEAEPVPSGVPEQPRGTAETVRGAENRATAALDAGDYDYGVGLEGGVTRVEAQDGLWLTMWAAVADGERVTTGCGPRLRLPDSIASRVESGAELGPVMDDVLDTTGVAENEGAAGVLTAGVVNRKSALRAALAGALGPHLTAYY
- a CDS encoding flippase-like domain-containing protein; the encoded protein is MSDSGVEVSVVLPAYNEEATIEKTVQTTLSTLGEFLPSNAFEVIVAEDGCDDRTPEIADELAAADSRVRHFHSDERLGRGGALNAAFEAAHGDVLVYFDTDLATDMRHLEALVESVRSGEWDVATGSRWMSENVADRPAKRGVPSRGFNFLTRTFLGSDLRDHQCGFKAFSKEAFADLRPAVEDEHWFWDTEMLVRAQRRGFRVREFPVEWTPKGDSKVDLVRDVFGMGSQILRCWWEFNVQPHANRRTGAGVGVLLTLVAVALMFVYLDPSTVLSHIENADPALVAAAAAVYAVSWPLRGVRYRDILSELGYREGVGFLTGAIFISQTGNLVFPARAGDAVRAYVVKARRKVPYASGFASLAVERVFDLLTITLLAGSVLVGLAALAPETITQLTGALFGSTGPLSGDQQSSARTAVVVASLVGAAAIAAVVAIVASARTDGNYIRRAVSWTSDDSYVDVVAGVLERFVGDIQTVTSDAGSFVRVGGTSVLIWTVDVVTAVLVFEAFDPAISTASLLAVSFFAVSVGNLAKVLPLSPGGIGLYEGAFTLLVVALTPVPAAAALGVAIVDHAVKNAVTVVGGVASMLSLNVSLTKAVEGSAEAEAEADVEAASD